The Thermoplasmata archaeon genome includes a window with the following:
- a CDS encoding ATP-binding protein yields the protein MLTTDEGFSLDELETTAEIAIPDDPMKRVIGQDEAVKLARVAARQRRHLLLVGPPGTGKSMIAQALSLHLPPVTEEIRIVHNPENPERPLVEVRRRDEVLAEQSRMAGAEGDLIDPKEAPINVAERLGYKCVHCGTYSSPTERMCPKCSRPKMVAQGPTAGNPFGDLFSGIFEVTLGQMGGRDRVTTTRNQFGKEEVVVYERAGDMVRVLDQKALEKRREMEKESPRKVLVPITRSPFVLSTGASETELLGDVRHDPYGGHPQLGTQPYDRVVAGSIHEAHQGVLFIDELPLLGHLQRFILTAMQEKRFPISGRNPQSAGASVKVDSVPCDFIFVGACNIQDLPHILSPLRSRITGGGYEVLVETTMPDTEANRAKLAQFIAQEIAVDKRIPAATVDAVRVVIDEARRRAKALDNQDRALTLRLRELGGLIRSAGDIAVTEESNAIAADHVKRAIKIARTIEEQIKERYGSYTAGVGTDMSAAQKESSPYHYWNVHEGDDVQGYQ from the coding sequence CTGCTCACCACGGACGAGGGCTTCTCCCTCGACGAGCTCGAGACGACCGCGGAGATCGCGATCCCGGACGACCCGATGAAGCGGGTCATCGGCCAGGACGAGGCGGTGAAGCTCGCTCGGGTCGCGGCGCGGCAGCGGCGCCATCTGCTCCTGGTGGGACCGCCGGGAACGGGCAAGTCCATGATTGCTCAGGCGCTCTCCCTCCACCTCCCTCCGGTCACCGAGGAAATCCGGATCGTCCACAACCCTGAGAACCCCGAGCGGCCCCTCGTCGAGGTGCGCCGCCGCGACGAGGTCCTCGCGGAGCAGAGTCGGATGGCGGGTGCCGAGGGCGACCTGATCGACCCCAAGGAGGCACCGATCAACGTCGCGGAGCGCCTCGGCTACAAGTGTGTCCATTGCGGCACGTATTCCTCGCCGACCGAGCGCATGTGCCCGAAATGCTCGCGGCCCAAGATGGTCGCCCAGGGCCCCACCGCAGGCAACCCGTTCGGCGACCTGTTCAGCGGGATCTTCGAGGTGACCTTGGGCCAGATGGGCGGACGGGATCGCGTCACGACGACCCGGAACCAGTTCGGCAAGGAGGAGGTCGTCGTGTACGAGCGCGCGGGCGACATGGTCCGCGTGCTCGACCAGAAAGCCCTGGAGAAGCGGCGGGAGATGGAGAAGGAGAGCCCGCGCAAGGTTCTCGTGCCGATCACCCGGAGCCCCTTCGTCCTGTCCACGGGTGCGAGCGAGACGGAGCTGCTCGGCGACGTGCGGCACGATCCGTACGGAGGCCATCCGCAGCTCGGCACCCAGCCGTACGACCGGGTCGTCGCCGGGTCCATCCACGAGGCCCATCAAGGCGTCCTGTTCATCGACGAGCTGCCCCTGCTGGGGCATCTGCAGCGGTTCATCCTGACCGCGATGCAGGAGAAGCGCTTCCCGATCTCGGGGCGCAATCCCCAGAGCGCCGGAGCGAGCGTGAAGGTGGACAGCGTGCCCTGCGATTTCATCTTCGTGGGCGCATGCAACATCCAGGACCTCCCCCACATCCTCTCGCCGCTCCGCTCGCGCATCACAGGAGGCGGCTACGAGGTCCTCGTGGAAACGACGATGCCCGACACGGAGGCGAACCGGGCCAAGCTCGCCCAGTTCATCGCGCAGGAGATCGCGGTGGACAAGCGCATCCCTGCCGCGACGGTGGATGCGGTCCGTGTGGTCATCGACGAGGCGCGACGCCGCGCGAAGGCGCTGGACAACCAGGACAGGGCCCTCACCCTGCGTCTGCGGGAGCTGGGCGGCCTGATCCGGTCGGCGGGCGACATCGCGGTCACGGAGGAATCCAACGCGATCGCCGCAGACCACGTGAAGCGCGCGATCAAGATCGCCCGAACCATCGAGGAACAGATCAAGGAGCGCTACGGGTCGTACACGGCGGGCGTGGGCACGGACATGTCCGCGGCCCAGAAGGAATCCTCCCCATACCACTACTGGAACGTCCATGAGGGCGACGACGTCCAGGGATACCAATGA